A section of the Gloeobacter violaceus PCC 7421 genome encodes:
- the ltrA gene encoding group II intron reverse transcriptase/maturase: MVEWNSLNWRQIQRRVFKLQTRIFKASQRGDFKAVRKLQKLLIRSWSARCLAVRRVTQDNQGKKTAGVDGVKSLTPKARLALTKNLRISEKAKPMRRVWIAKPGTQEKRPLGIPTMTDRARQALLTLALEPEWEARFEPNSYGFRPGRSCHDALQAIYNAIRQQSKFVLDADIAKCFDRIDQQALLKKMNTSSAIRRQIRAWLKAGVMEGSELFPTPTGTPQGGVISPLLANIALHGMEERVKQVSKMAQLIRYADDFVCIHTDQQIVQSCQTVLEEWLAGMGLELKPSKTRIAHTLLLEEGQPGFDFLGFTVRQFPVGKYHTGTNSRGKPLGFKTIIKPSKKSIKTHTEKLRRIIHKHKAQPQSFLIEHLNPIIRGWTHFFSKVVSGATFKKLDRTLYMQLKAWATSHHRNQSQKWLARKYWLTIGTQNWCFAVQKGEGIKRLVQHSDRPITRHVKVKERRSPYDGDWVYWSNRIGQHPQIKAEVARLLKSQTGKCTHCGLYFMNGELLEVDHRKPKRFGGRNISSNKQLLHRHCHHQKTAAERIQQLQSQSRITEAERLQLQAKRQALLEDYQPYKSKKRLTDAEWMQQWH, encoded by the coding sequence ATGGTGGAATGGAATTCTCTCAATTGGCGTCAAATCCAACGCAGAGTATTCAAGCTGCAAACACGCATATTCAAAGCCTCGCAACGTGGTGATTTCAAGGCAGTCCGTAAACTCCAGAAACTACTGATACGTTCTTGGTCAGCAAGATGTCTTGCCGTACGAAGGGTGACTCAGGATAATCAGGGCAAGAAAACAGCTGGGGTTGATGGAGTCAAATCCCTCACCCCAAAAGCGAGACTTGCACTCACCAAAAACCTGAGAATAAGCGAGAAGGCAAAACCAATGCGACGGGTCTGGATTGCCAAACCCGGCACTCAGGAAAAACGCCCTCTTGGTATCCCGACGATGACAGACAGGGCGCGGCAAGCTCTGCTTACTCTCGCCCTGGAACCTGAATGGGAAGCTCGCTTCGAGCCAAACAGCTACGGGTTCCGACCAGGACGCTCATGCCATGATGCACTCCAAGCCATCTACAACGCGATACGGCAACAAAGCAAATTTGTTCTTGATGCCGATATCGCGAAATGCTTCGACCGCATCGACCAGCAAGCACTGCTCAAGAAAATGAACACATCCTCAGCTATCCGTCGGCAAATACGCGCCTGGCTGAAAGCAGGAGTGATGGAAGGTAGTGAACTATTCCCCACACCGACAGGCACACCCCAAGGCGGCGTGATTTCACCCCTGTTAGCGAATATCGCTTTACATGGCATGGAAGAACGAGTCAAACAGGTGTCCAAGATGGCACAACTGATCCGCTATGCTGACGATTTTGTGTGTATCCACACAGACCAACAGATAGTGCAAAGTTGCCAGACGGTCCTGGAGGAATGGCTGGCAGGCATGGGATTGGAATTGAAGCCAAGCAAAACACGGATAGCTCACACTCTTCTTTTAGAAGAAGGGCAACCGGGTTTCGACTTTCTGGGGTTTACCGTTCGACAATTTCCCGTTGGCAAGTACCATACAGGAACGAATAGTCGCGGCAAACCCCTGGGCTTCAAAACGATTATCAAACCAAGCAAGAAGAGCATCAAGACTCACACCGAAAAGCTGAGAAGAATAATCCACAAACATAAGGCACAGCCTCAATCATTCCTGATTGAGCACCTCAATCCGATAATTCGGGGATGGACACATTTCTTCTCTAAAGTTGTGAGCGGAGCCACGTTCAAGAAGCTGGACAGGACTCTCTACATGCAATTGAAAGCTTGGGCAACCAGTCATCATCGCAACCAAAGTCAGAAATGGCTGGCCAGGAAATACTGGCTAACGATTGGCACGCAAAACTGGTGCTTTGCCGTCCAAAAAGGGGAGGGAATTAAGCGCCTGGTTCAACACTCAGATAGGCCGATTACTCGGCACGTCAAGGTGAAAGAACGCCGTAGCCCGTACGATGGCGACTGGGTGTACTGGAGTAATCGGATAGGACAGCATCCGCAAATAAAAGCGGAAGTAGCCCGACTGCTGAAATCCCAGACAGGCAAGTGCACTCACTGCGGGTTGTATTTCATGAATGGAGAGTTGCTGGAAGTGGATCACCGGAAGCCGAAACGATTCGGCGGAAGGAATATTTCATCAAATAAGCAGCTACTTCATCGACATTGCCACCATCAGAAAACCGCCGCTGAGCGCATCCAACAGTTACAATCCCAATCGAGGATAACAGAAGCGGAACGTCTTCAGCTACAAGCCAAACGGCAAGCACTGCTGGAAGATTATCAACCCTACAAATCCAAGAAAAGGTTGACGGACGCAGAATGGATGCAACAGTGGCACTGA
- a CDS encoding Rpn family recombination-promoting nuclease/putative transposase, protein MHIEFQTLVKKGDLSEEMPVRMATYALFVLNRYGQVPDQVLILLKDSEAARQVPDRFEQGRVRVEYDVIRLWEQDPELLLASGLVGLMPLVPLMRGEDVSSLLERCTALIESEIESGQERNEVLAVTGLLASLKDRRIVQAFFRTKSMLSLLQETPLFQELTQELVREADRRARLQFLQHQLEHKFGPMPEDVLTALQAITDVDALARLGIAVLDAMDIDAFRQQLPLRSEAG, encoded by the coding sequence TTGCATATTGAGTTCCAGACCCTGGTCAAAAAAGGTGACCTGAGCGAGGAAATGCCCGTTCGTATGGCTACCTACGCCCTGTTCGTGCTCAACCGTTACGGCCAGGTCCCTGATCAGGTGCTAATCCTGCTCAAGGATAGTGAGGCGGCCCGGCAGGTGCCCGACCGCTTCGAGCAGGGCCGGGTGCGGGTGGAGTACGACGTGATCCGGCTATGGGAACAAGATCCCGAACTGCTACTTGCCTCCGGCCTGGTGGGGTTGATGCCGCTTGTGCCGTTGATGCGTGGGGAGGATGTGTCGAGCCTGCTGGAGCGTTGCACCGCGCTTATCGAGTCAGAGATAGAATCGGGCCAGGAGCGAAACGAGGTGCTGGCTGTCACGGGCCTGCTTGCATCGCTCAAAGACAGAAGGATTGTTCAAGCATTTTTCAGGACAAAGTCGATGCTGAGCTTGTTGCAAGAGACGCCGCTGTTTCAGGAGTTGACCCAAGAACTCGTACGAGAGGCAGACCGGCGCGCCAGGCTGCAATTCTTGCAGCACCAACTGGAACATAAATTTGGCCCGATGCCGGAGGATGTGCTGACAGCCTTGCAAGCCATCACTGACGTGGACGCATTGGCTCGGCTTGGCATCGCTGTCCTTGATGCTATGGACATCGATGCCTTCCGCCAGCAACTGCCGTTACGCTCGGAAGCCGGTTAG
- a CDS encoding cupredoxin domain-containing protein: MFRPLPTLALVLAAVPAAVLAAPAPPPATVIAIESFQFTPEAVVIPKGSRVTFLNKDAAPHTATPEEDGAKFAGTGRLLAGESKTLTFPDKGVYNYFCEFHTTMKGRVTVR, encoded by the coding sequence ATGTTTCGACCGTTGCCGACTCTGGCACTGGTACTGGCGGCGGTGCCCGCGGCGGTCCTGGCCGCCCCGGCGCCGCCCCCTGCCACCGTGATTGCCATCGAATCGTTCCAGTTCACCCCCGAAGCTGTCGTGATTCCCAAAGGCAGTCGGGTGACTTTCCTCAACAAAGATGCCGCCCCTCACACCGCCACCCCAGAGGAGGATGGAGCAAAATTTGCCGGGACAGGCAGACTGCTTGCCGGTGAGAGCAAGACGCTGACTTTCCCCGACAAGGGCGTGTACAACTACTTCTGTGAGTTTCACACGACTATGAAGGGGCGAGTCACTGTTCGATAG
- a CDS encoding DUF4439 domain-containing protein, whose product MDNAMRAASRRSVLLAGAAGTLSLMAGTRLAFGQDKGDLAILQAAHDLESQAIWAYGAAAGKLSKTDVGKTVLELALRNQADHKSHRAALADAIKSLGATPAPAKDSYDLSAYLKAGEGGLDSDANIAKLALALEIDAALAYQSAFGKLKTPALQAAASSILPAEAGHATAIRAVFHGLMPTVQEVPAAFLSAQTRKDWILKV is encoded by the coding sequence ATGGACAATGCGATGCGCGCGGCTTCCCGCCGGTCTGTGCTTCTTGCCGGTGCGGCCGGAACGTTGAGCCTTATGGCGGGTACGCGGCTTGCTTTCGGTCAGGACAAAGGCGATCTGGCCATTTTGCAGGCGGCCCACGATCTCGAAAGCCAGGCCATCTGGGCCTACGGGGCAGCGGCCGGTAAGCTCTCCAAGACCGATGTGGGTAAAACCGTGCTGGAATTGGCATTGCGCAACCAGGCAGATCACAAAAGCCACCGCGCTGCCCTCGCGGACGCCATCAAGAGCCTCGGCGCCACCCCCGCTCCCGCCAAAGATTCCTACGACCTGTCGGCCTATCTGAAGGCGGGCGAAGGCGGGCTCGATTCCGACGCCAATATCGCCAAGCTGGCCCTGGCCCTCGAAATCGACGCGGCCCTCGCCTACCAGTCGGCTTTCGGCAAGCTTAAGACCCCGGCCTTGCAAGCGGCGGCCAGTTCGATTCTGCCCGCCGAGGCCGGTCACGCCACGGCCATCCGTGCGGTCTTCCACGGCCTGATGCCCACAGTGCAGGAGGTGCCCGCCGCCTTCTTGAGCGCCCAGACCCGCAAAGACTGGATCTTGAAGGTGTAG
- a CDS encoding pseudouridine synthase: MNQGWTYCDRIGPESAGLTVLEYYLLRYRHSGDHEWQARIETGQVLLDHRSTSSTELLRSAQVLTYCRPPWQEPSVPLDIVIIYADEQVLVVAKPGGLPVLPGGGFLEHTLLWQVRRRFAGEEPPVPIHRLGRGTSGLVLLARTHSSRAALSEQMRRQRIGKLYRALASGTGMRDRFTIRQPIGKVPHPLLGTLWAAAADGLPARSDCVVLRRQCTDSLLAVAISTGRPHQIRIHLAAAGYPLVGDPLFGPGGVARLDNDASVPGDGGYFLHAHRLSFLHPTSGRRLVLECPPPPELT; this comes from the coding sequence ATGAACCAGGGCTGGACCTACTGCGACCGCATCGGCCCCGAGTCCGCGGGTTTGACGGTGCTCGAATATTACCTGTTGCGCTACCGCCACTCCGGCGACCACGAGTGGCAGGCGCGCATCGAGACCGGACAGGTGCTTCTCGATCACAGGTCCACCAGCTCCACCGAACTTTTGCGCTCCGCCCAGGTGCTCACTTACTGCCGTCCGCCCTGGCAGGAGCCTTCGGTGCCGCTCGATATCGTCATCATCTATGCCGACGAACAGGTGCTGGTGGTGGCCAAGCCCGGCGGGCTGCCGGTGCTGCCGGGGGGCGGCTTTCTGGAGCACACGCTGCTGTGGCAGGTGAGGCGGCGCTTCGCAGGCGAGGAACCGCCTGTACCCATTCATCGCCTGGGCCGGGGCACCTCGGGACTGGTGCTGCTCGCCCGCACCCACTCCAGCCGCGCCGCCCTCAGCGAGCAGATGCGCCGGCAACGCATCGGCAAGCTTTATCGGGCTCTCGCCTCGGGTACCGGGATGCGCGATCGCTTTACGATCCGCCAGCCCATCGGCAAAGTACCCCACCCGCTGCTTGGTACCCTCTGGGCCGCTGCCGCGGACGGCCTTCCCGCCCGCAGCGACTGTGTCGTTCTGCGCCGCCAATGCACGGACAGCCTGCTTGCGGTGGCGATCTCCACCGGCAGGCCGCACCAGATCCGTATTCATCTGGCGGCTGCCGGTTATCCCCTCGTAGGCGATCCGCTCTTCGGCCCCGGTGGCGTTGCCCGCCTCGACAACGACGCTTCGGTGCCCGGCGACGGCGGCTATTTTCTGCACGCCCACCGCCTGTCTTTTTTGCACCCGACTTCCGGCCGCCGACTGGTTCTTGAGTGCCCGCCGCCGCCCGAACTCACCTGA
- a CDS encoding TetR family transcriptional regulator, translated as MSDTTRSRILEAAELLLRRHGPAKLTVTDVARHLGMSHANVYRHFASKADLLDAVAERWLHTVSGALEPIALADGPAAERLEDWAVGLWQQKRRKISDDPEHFAMYHGVAEAARGVVARHVETLLGQLERILADGAASEEFQMTDPAAAARAVWNATVRFHHPHLVTADPACEAELRAVLALVTAGLRTGAL; from the coding sequence GTGTCCGACACCACCCGCTCCCGCATTCTCGAAGCCGCCGAACTGCTCCTGCGCCGCCACGGTCCGGCCAAGCTCACCGTGACCGACGTGGCTCGCCACCTGGGCATGAGCCACGCCAACGTCTACCGGCATTTTGCGAGCAAAGCCGACTTGCTCGACGCCGTCGCCGAGCGCTGGCTGCACACCGTCTCAGGAGCGCTCGAACCGATCGCCCTGGCCGACGGGCCGGCGGCGGAGCGCCTGGAAGACTGGGCGGTGGGCCTCTGGCAGCAGAAGCGGCGCAAAATCAGCGACGATCCCGAGCACTTTGCGATGTACCACGGCGTGGCCGAGGCGGCGCGCGGCGTCGTCGCCCGCCACGTCGAGACGCTGCTGGGTCAACTGGAGCGCATCCTGGCCGACGGCGCCGCCTCAGAAGAGTTTCAGATGACCGACCCGGCGGCCGCCGCACGGGCGGTCTGGAACGCCACGGTGCGCTTTCACCACCCGCACCTGGTAACGGCAGATCCAGCCTGTGAAGCAGAACTGCGAGCCGTCCTTGCCCTGGTGACAGCCGGGCTGCGCACCGGGGCGCTCTAA
- a CDS encoding aldo/keto reductase, whose amino-acid sequence MEQRQLGKGGPRVSALGLGCMGMSDFYGKADEQESIATVHQALDAGITLFNTGDFYGMGHNEMLLREALADRREQVFLSVKFGAQRAPDGTFLGFDARPAAVKTALAYTLRRLGTDHVDLYQPARIDPAVPIEETVGAIAEMVQAGYVRYIGLSEASAATVRRAHAVHPIAALEIEYSLLTRDIEAEVLPTVRALGIGLVAYGVLSRGLLSDRATGTFAADDFRAHLPRFAGENLQNNLALVEALRALAAEKGVGVAQLAIAWVLARGEDIVPLVGARRPARLSEALAAAQVHLSAEDMARIEAAVPTAAVAGTRYSTDQMAMLDS is encoded by the coding sequence ATGGAACAGCGGCAATTGGGCAAAGGGGGACCGCGCGTATCAGCCCTCGGCCTCGGGTGCATGGGGATGTCGGATTTTTACGGCAAAGCCGACGAACAGGAGAGCATCGCCACAGTCCACCAGGCCCTCGACGCGGGGATCACCCTGTTCAACACCGGCGATTTTTACGGCATGGGGCACAACGAAATGTTGTTGCGCGAGGCGCTTGCAGACCGACGCGAGCAGGTGTTTCTCTCGGTCAAATTTGGTGCCCAGCGCGCCCCGGATGGGACGTTTCTCGGTTTTGACGCCCGCCCGGCGGCGGTGAAGACGGCTCTCGCCTACACCCTGCGCCGGCTGGGGACGGACCATGTCGATCTCTACCAGCCCGCGCGCATCGACCCGGCCGTGCCCATCGAGGAGACAGTCGGCGCCATCGCCGAAATGGTCCAGGCAGGCTACGTCCGCTACATCGGCCTGTCGGAGGCGTCCGCTGCCACAGTGCGCCGTGCCCACGCCGTCCATCCGATTGCGGCGCTGGAGATCGAGTACTCGCTGCTCACCCGCGACATCGAAGCTGAGGTGCTTCCGACCGTGCGCGCACTGGGCATCGGGCTGGTGGCCTACGGGGTGCTCTCGCGGGGGTTACTGAGCGATCGGGCCACCGGCACGTTCGCGGCGGACGATTTTCGGGCGCACCTGCCGCGCTTTGCGGGGGAAAATCTGCAGAACAACCTCGCCCTGGTCGAAGCGCTGCGGGCGCTGGCGGCCGAAAAAGGCGTGGGGGTGGCACAGCTGGCGATCGCCTGGGTACTGGCGCGCGGCGAGGACATCGTACCTCTGGTAGGCGCGCGGCGGCCCGCCCGGCTGAGCGAAGCCCTGGCTGCCGCTCAGGTGCATTTGAGCGCCGAGGATATGGCGCGCATCGAGGCGGCTGTGCCCACCGCCGCTGTGGCCGGGACGCGCTACAGTACGGATCAAATGGCCATGCTGGACAGCTGA
- a CDS encoding inositol monophosphatase family protein has product MGQHERRREQLDFALELARVAEEAIMPHFRTAVAEYKGDGSEVTAADRSAERVIRERIAGAYPGAKILGEEFGGEARPVSGEQWVIDPIDGTTSFVLGLPMFGTLIALLEDSQPVVGVIHMPAMGETVYAGRGLGCWFAYSGGRAVRVRAAPEVELQAAFASATGAHCSDIQHQAAQTPYRLAALINTTKKFRFVGDCVQHALVCRGRLHLAVDTLMNPWDTAALVPCVREAGGVAATLEGKEDDVVFGGNFISVCSRALLHEALAVLSPVQK; this is encoded by the coding sequence ATGGGGCAACACGAAAGGCGCCGCGAGCAGTTGGATTTTGCCCTGGAGTTGGCGCGGGTTGCCGAGGAGGCGATCATGCCGCACTTTCGCACGGCGGTTGCCGAATACAAAGGCGACGGCTCGGAGGTGACTGCGGCGGATCGTTCGGCTGAGCGCGTGATTCGCGAACGCATCGCCGGGGCGTATCCGGGGGCCAAAATCCTCGGTGAGGAATTCGGGGGGGAGGCAAGGCCCGTCAGCGGCGAGCAGTGGGTCATTGATCCCATCGACGGCACCACTTCCTTTGTGCTCGGCCTACCGATGTTCGGTACGCTCATTGCCCTATTGGAGGACAGTCAACCGGTAGTCGGGGTGATCCACATGCCGGCGATGGGCGAGACCGTCTATGCGGGCCGGGGGTTGGGCTGCTGGTTCGCCTACAGCGGCGGGCGGGCCGTGCGGGTACGCGCAGCCCCGGAGGTGGAGTTGCAAGCGGCCTTCGCTTCGGCAACCGGTGCCCACTGCTCGGACATCCAACACCAGGCCGCTCAGACCCCTTACCGGCTCGCGGCCCTCATCAACACCACCAAGAAGTTTCGTTTCGTGGGCGATTGCGTGCAGCACGCCCTGGTCTGCCGGGGGCGGCTGCATCTGGCGGTCGATACCCTGATGAATCCCTGGGACACCGCCGCCTTGGTGCCCTGTGTGCGCGAAGCGGGCGGTGTGGCGGCCACCCTGGAGGGCAAAGAGGACGACGTCGTCTTCGGCGGCAACTTCATCTCTGTCTGCAGCCGGGCTCTGCTCCACGAAGCGCTGGCGGTACTTTCGCCAGTGCAGAAATAA